The Staphylococcus saprophyticus subsp. saprophyticus ATCC 15305 = NCTC 7292 genome contains the following window.
TTTCTTTGCGTTCGGAGCATATATTCTTTGGGGTATACTCCCTATATATTGGGAATTAATTAGTGATATTGGTGCATTTGAAATATTAGCATTTAGAATTGTATTATCGATGGTGTTTATGTTATTCATCTTAATCATAACGAAAAATATGGCTCCATTTAAACGGGATATTAAACAACTTTTTACAAATCCTATCCAACTTATTGCTATCATTGCAGCGGGTTATGTTATTACAATAAATTGGGGTACTTTTATATGGGCCGTTACAAATGGACATGTACTTCAGTCAAGTTTAGGTTATTATATCAATCCACTGGTCAGTATTTTGTTGGCGCTTATATTTTTAAAAGAACGTTTTAATAAGCTTGAATGGATAGCCATAGGCCTAGCGGTTATCGGAGTACTCTATATGACGTTGAAAATGGGCGTCTTCCCAGGCATTTCATTGTTACTTGCAGGTTCTTTTGGTGTCTATGGATTAATTAAAAAAATAGTCCCTATCGATGCAATAAGTAGCATTACAATTGAATGTATTGTTACTGCTCCCGCTGGATTCATTTATTTATGGTATATTTGGCAAAATGGTGGTTTATCTTTTGGGATGAATAGTTCTTCATTTTGGTTAATCTTTTCAGGTGCGGTTACAGCTGTACCACTTATTTTGTTCTCGGCAGGTGCAAGACGTATTCCTTTATCTTTAACTGGTTTTATTCAGTACATAGGACCAACTTTAATGTTTATACTAGGAATATTTTTATTCAAAGAACCATTTGATATTGATCAATTAATCACATTTGTATTTATATGGATTGGTATTATTATATATAGTATTTCTCAATATTTTAAAATTAAGAAAGATAAAAATCCGATCATTCATTAGCCTTACTAAAAGTCTCTGTTCGTCGTTGCGAATAAGAGGCTTTTTTAATACCTTAAAATCTAAGCGTATACAATCGAATTCATTGATTACGTTTAAGTAGTTAGAAATAGGATAACTATAATATTGTGAGTACTATGAAGTGTCATTAAACAGAAAATGTGAACTTTCAAGCATTTATAATTATAATATAAACGAACCTAAAAATATCTTATAAACGATATGGACAACATATCTCGTATTACAATAAAAGAAATGGAGTGATTAAATGACTAAAGTATTAATATTGGGCGCTAATGGTGCTGTTTCTAAAGCGGCGATCAATTCATTTTTAGAAAACACTTCCTATACTTTGCGCTTATTTTTAAGAGATGCAAATCGATTACCTGATTACGCTTCTGATCGTATACGCGTTAGAGAAGGTGACGCAACAAATTTTGAAGATGTAAATCGTGCTATGGAAGACGTTGATATCGTTTTAGCTTCGTTATCTGGTGAATTAGATAAAGAAGCACAGACCATTGTAGATGCAATGAATGCGAATAATGTCAAAAGACTTATTTTCGTTACTTCCATTGGTATATATAATGAAGTACCAGGGAATTTCGGATTATGGGTACAAGATCAAATTAGTGATTATTTAGTAATTTATAGAAAAGCAGCCGATATCATTGAACAAACTGATTTAGATTACACTATTTTTAGACCTGCCTGGTTAACACATACGAACGAAATCGATTATGAAATCACCAAAAAAGATGAACCTTTTAAAGGGACAGAAGTTTCTAGAAAGAGTGTGGCAGCCATTGCAGTACAAATTGCTAAAGATCCAGCCCTTTATTCAAGAGATAATATAGGGATTAATAAACCCAATACTGATTTTGACAAACCTAGATGGAAGTAGAATAAGTCAATTTTAAAATAATTATGATTCAAGCTAAAGCACATGCATAATTACTAATAACTTAATAAATTGATAAAAAAGACTGAGACATAAATTAATGTTTCAGTTTTTTTATGTTTAAACCATCCTTAGCGCATGATTATAATTTTAAATATTAACTTATTGAAGTCGTAGCATTTTCACTGCTACTTCAACATCTTTAAATTCACTAATTTGTCGAATTCCAT
Protein-coding sequences here:
- a CDS encoding SDR family oxidoreductase, with the protein product MTKVLILGANGAVSKAAINSFLENTSYTLRLFLRDANRLPDYASDRIRVREGDATNFEDVNRAMEDVDIVLASLSGELDKEAQTIVDAMNANNVKRLIFVTSIGIYNEVPGNFGLWVQDQISDYLVIYRKAADIIEQTDLDYTIFRPAWLTHTNEIDYEITKKDEPFKGTEVSRKSVAAIAVQIAKDPALYSRDNIGINKPNTDFDKPRWK
- the rarD gene encoding EamA family transporter RarD gives rise to the protein MNTEFKKGFFFAFGAYILWGILPIYWELISDIGAFEILAFRIVLSMVFMLFILIITKNMAPFKRDIKQLFTNPIQLIAIIAAGYVITINWGTFIWAVTNGHVLQSSLGYYINPLVSILLALIFLKERFNKLEWIAIGLAVIGVLYMTLKMGVFPGISLLLAGSFGVYGLIKKIVPIDAISSITIECIVTAPAGFIYLWYIWQNGGLSFGMNSSSFWLIFSGAVTAVPLILFSAGARRIPLSLTGFIQYIGPTLMFILGIFLFKEPFDIDQLITFVFIWIGIIIYSISQYFKIKKDKNPIIH